From Coturnix japonica isolate 7356 chromosome 3, Coturnix japonica 2.1, whole genome shotgun sequence, the proteins below share one genomic window:
- the DDX1 gene encoding ATP-dependent RNA helicase DDX1, translating into MAAFSEMGVMPEIAQAVEEMDWLLPTDIQAESIPLILGGGDVLMAAETGSGKTGAFSIPVIQIVYETLKDQMEGKKGKATIKTGGAVLNKWQMNPYDRGSAFAIGSDGLCCQSREVKEWHGCRATRGVTKGKYYYEVSCHDQGLCRVGWSTMQASLDLGTDKFGFGFGGTGKKSHNKQFDSYGEEFTMHDTIGCYLDIDKGQIKFSKNGKDLGLAFEFPPHIRNQPLFAACVLKNAELKFNFGEEDFKFPPKDGYIGLCKAPDGNVVKSQHTGNAQVVQTQNLPNAPKALIVEPSRELAEQTLNNVKQFKKYIDNPKLRELLIIGGVAARDQLSVLEQGVDIVVGTPGRLDDLVSTGKLNLSQVRFLVLDEADGLLLQGYSDFINRIHSQIPQITSDGKRLQVIVCSATLHSFDVKKLSEKIMHFPTWVDLKGEDSVPETVHHVVVIVNPKTDKLWERLGKNHIRTDEVHAKDNTRPGANTPEMWSEAIKILKGEYTVRAIKEHKMDQAIIFCRTKIDCDNMEQYFIQQGGGPDRKGHQFSCVCLHGDRKPQERKQNLERFKRGDVRFLICTDVAARGIDIHGVPYVINVTLPDEKQNYVHRIGRVGRAERMGLAISLVAKEKEKVWYHVCSSRGKGCYNTRLKEEGGCTIWYNEMQLLGEIEEHLNCTISQVEPDIKVPVDDFDGKVTYGQKRALGGGLYKGHVDILAPTVQELAALEKEAQTSFLHLGYLPNQLFRTF; encoded by the exons ATGGCGGCGTTCTCGG AAATGGGTGTTATGCCTGAAATAGCTCAAGCAGTGGAGGAGATGGATTGGCT tCTTCCTACAGATATTCAAGCAGAATCTATCCCATTGATTCTGGGAGGTGGTGATGTACTCATG gCTGCAGAAACAGGGAGTGGAAAAACTGGT gCTTTCAGCATTCCAGTTATCCAAATTGTGTATGAAACACTGAAGGACCaaatggaagggaagaaagggaaggcaaCTATTAAAACTGGTGGGGCAG TGCTCAACAAATGGCAGATGAACCCATATGACAGAGGATCAGCTTTTG CAATTGGATCAGATGGTCTGTGTTGTCAAAGCAGAGAAGTAAAAGAATGGCATGGATGCAGAGCAACTAGAGGTGTGACTAAAG gaaaatactaCTACGAAGTGTCTTGTCATGACCAAGGCTTGTGCAGAGTTGGTTGGTCAACAATGCAGGCTTCACTAGATTTGG GTACTGATAAATTTGGTTTTGGATTTGGTGGAACTGGTAAGAAGTCTCACAACAAGCAATTTGACAGCTATGGTGAG GAATTCACCATGCATGATACAATTGGATGTTATCTAGACATAGATAAAGGACAAATTAAATTTTCCAAAAATG GGAAAGACCTTGGCCTTGCATTTGAATTCCCACCACATATAAGGAACCAGCCACTTTTTGCAGCTTGTGTGCTGAAG aaTGCTGAATTGAAATTCAATTTTGGTGAAGAAGACTTCAAGTTTCCACCAAAAGATGGCTATATTGGTCTTTGCAAAGCTCCTGATGGTAATGTTGTAAAATCACAACATACAG GAAATGCACAGGTGGTTCAAACACAGAACCTTCCAAATGCTCCAAAAGCGTTGATTGTAGAACCATCTAGAGAGCTGGCAGAACAAACTTTGAACAATGTgaagcagtttaaaaaatacattgatAATCCCAAGTTAAG GGAGCTATTGATTATTGGTGGAGTTGCTGCAAGAGATCAACTTTCTGTGCTGGAACAAGGA GTGGATATTGTCGTTGGAACTCCTGGAAGACTGGATGACTTGGTCTCAACAGGAAAACTTAATTTATCTCAAGTTAGATTCCTCGTTCTGGATGAAGCT GATGGCCTTCTTCTTCAAGGTTATTCAGATTTCATAAACAGGATCCACAGCCAAATTCCACAGATAACTTCAGATGGCAAGAGACTTCAG gTGATTGTGTGCTCTGCAACACTACATTCTTTTGATGTGAAAAAACTATCTGAAAAGATCATGCATTTTCCTACCTGGGTTGATTTGAAAGGAGAAGATTCTGTCCCTGAAACTGTACACCATGTAGTTGTGATTGTAAATCCCAAAACAGACAAACTCTGGGAAAGGCTTGGCAAGAATCATATCAGA actGATGAAGTACATGCAAAGGACAATACACGACCTGGTGCAAACACTCCAG AAATGTGGTCAGAAGCTATCAAAATCCTAAAGGGAGAGTACACTGTTCGGGCAATCAAGGAACACAAGATGGACCAGGCCATTATTTTCTGCAGGACAAAAATAGATTGTGATAATATGGAGCAATACTTCATCCAGCAGGGCGGAG GCCCTGATAGGAAAGGACATCAGTTCTCATGTGTCTGTCTGCATGGTGACAGAAAACctcaagaaagaaagcagaacctGGAAAGATTTAAG AGAGGAGATGTCCGTTTCTTGATCTGCACAGATGTTGCAGCTAGAGGAATTGATATTCACGGTGTTCCCTATG TTATAAACGTCACACTCCctgatgaaaaacagaactatGTTCATCGAATTGGAAGAGTAGGCAGAGCTGAAAG GATGGGTCTGGCAATTTCCCTTGtggcaaaagagaaagaaaag GTTTGGTATCATGTATGCAGTAGTCGTGGAAAGGGGTGTTATAATACTAGACTCAAGGAGGAAGGAGGTTGCACCATATGGTACAATGAAATGCAG TTGCTGGGAGAAATTGAAGAACACTTAAACTGCACTATTTCCCAAGTAGAACCAGACATAAAAGTACCAGTAGATGACTTTGATGGGAAAGTCACATATGGACAGAAAAGAGCCCTCGGTG GTGGACTTTATAAAGGCCATGTGGATATTCTGGCACCTACAGTTCAAGAGTTGGCTGCCCTTGAAAAGGAGGCTCAGACATCTTTCTTGCATCTTGGCTATCTTCCTAACCAGCTGTTCAGAACATTCTGA